Genomic DNA from bacterium:
TAAAGCTTCAGCAAGCTCTGAAATTGAAACATAGACAATTCCTTCTCGCATCCATGCAGATACAGATTTTGTTTTACCGTCTGCAACTACAAATACATTTTCGATCTGTTGGGCAGATGAGTCAAATACCGGATAAAGAAATAAAAAAAGTAAAAATATTTTTTTCATTGAGAATAAAAACCTATCCAATGAAAGGAAACATAAATCCGCTTTTCTTTTTGTAATCTGAAAACTTTTCCGTAAAATATTTTGCAAGCAGCTTATCTTCCATCGAGGCTCTCATTATGTAAATTGGTATTTCAATCAAAGCTAATAATCCTACAATTAATCCGAAAGTTGCCGCAGCTGCACCAAGGTCAAGTAAAATCTGACACATATATTGCGGATGTCTTATCAATGAGAAAGGTCCTTTTGTAACAAGTTCGTGATTTTTTTTGATCATTATATCCTGTGAATAATTATCACCGAGTGTTTTAAATGACCAGACCTGAATCCATGAAAAAACAAGGTAAACTGCCAGTCCAATGTATCGTATTAAATTATATTCTTCTATGTATTCCAGCGTACCTATCTGAAAAACTGCAAGTATTAATGCAACGAGCGATAGCATCGATATAACAGGAGGTAACTTCTGCAGATATGTCTTTGGTTTTTCTTTTATTTCAGAAACTGTTGATTTAAGACCACGCTTTGCCCCCGTAACATTCGCACCAAAAGTTGCAATGACATTCAGCAGTATAATTATATTGATTGGATCCATTGAACTGACCTCTGTTATTAAATCTGAAATACTTAAAAGAAAATATAGTTAAAATGAATGGTAGTATGAGATTTGATATTAATGATTTTCGTTAGACGAAAACTAATCAACCGATTTTCCATGTCGTTTCATAGTTTCTTTCCATTCTTCTATGGAAAGCTGCTCAGACTCATCAATAAGCATTACAGGAATATCGTCTTCGATTCTGTAACGACGCCGTGTATTTTTATCTGTCGATACAAGTGTAGTGCCATCGAGTACTAGATCTGCTTTTGTTTCGGGGCAGCAGAGTATATCTAAAAGTTCTTTACTAATCATTTTTATTTCCTTTCATAGCAAAGATAAAAAACTTGTAAATAAAATTTACCAGAAGGTAAATTCTTCTCGGGTCCGAAATAAAATGATCGCCGCATTTCACAATTAATTTGCAACATTCAGA
This window encodes:
- a CDS encoding isoprenylcysteine carboxylmethyltransferase family protein, coding for MDPINIIILLNVIATFGANVTGAKRGLKSTVSEIKEKPKTYLQKLPPVISMLSLVALILAVFQIGTLEYIEEYNLIRYIGLAVYLVFSWIQVWSFKTLGDNYSQDIMIKKNHELVTKGPFSLIRHPQYMCQILLDLGAAAATFGLIVGLLALIEIPIYIMRASMEDKLLAKYFTEKFSDYKKKSGFMFPFIG